The sequence below is a genomic window from Oreochromis niloticus isolate F11D_XX linkage group LG3, O_niloticus_UMD_NMBU, whole genome shotgun sequence.
atatgggtaaaacgcacatgcacagtgcctttgttttcatacgcacatggccgaaaaagcatggcggcaaaagagaatgagaagggagatcgttgagtgaaacggatgaaccagaattagTTTGTAAAACTGGTTCCACTTCAGTAATGTGGagctggtttggtgtttgtccgtcagatacacaacaaagcacattttttttgtaaaaaagcAAGCGGGCCGTCACTATTGCCATATTTGTTGGACTAACGCGCTCGTAAATCTGGgtgtaatctgggtcctaaactccgtctcTTCAGGTCctaaagtcaaacgaacactgcagcgtcactgagttaaaaactgtctaaattctttcatctttaataaaatgatcagcattgctgctttaccaggtgtaactatgaactattttcagttgcagatgataaaggatttagaaagtttattcatgcaggcccatattaCAGAGAATATGcagcttctgtttttttcatattttcatttatatttaattgtgttgtcagtgttttctgttgttttattttcaatttgtttaaaaggaaaaagctgaaattttaaatagttaaaagttgaactgtgactagttggtttttgtattataagatttttttattacattttatgtgcaATATTAAACTAAGTAGCTGCTTCCATGGTTGGAAACTAGAAATGGCTGGGCCCCACTATGAGCTCTGGGATAGGTTTGGCAAgagaaggatacacccgacccatccatCAAGTCTTACCAAACttcaactatatatatatatatatatatatatatatattagggctgttcgatataacgatatatatcggatgacgatataaaaatgtctatcgtttcattttacgctattgtttgtttcgtggttgaacagccacaaggggcagtaccctccatggagaaggaggctagagggcaagatcaaagtagcacggagggaggttggccaactaacggagttgcagaaaggtgcgacaaagaaggtgcataagaaatacagcaagctgtccatacctgaggccttggaaactgccaagcaaagactcacagccttggccagccgcttgaggaggtacgcCAGAGAgatcgaaggcaggagaataaaccagctgttctccacagaaccagcaaaggtgtactctcagtggcagagGAACAATagcagaacagcaccaccaaggctggagacagagcaatactggaagagcatatgggagaaggacgcaacccataacggcaatgctcagtggctagtggatctgagggcagaccatagcgacctccctgaacagggtccggtaaccatcacagtggcagacatccaagaaagggtctccagtatgaagagttggacagcaccagggcccgacatggttcacgcctactggctgaagaagctgactgcactccacgagcgtctggcagcacaaatgaaccagctgctagttaacgagagacacccgtaatggctaaccgaaggtcggatggtcctgatccccaaggaccccaagaagggaccggtcccatccaactaccgaccaataacctgcctcagtactacatggaagctcctgtcaggcatcatatcggctaagatgaacaggcacatgggtcaatgtGCAGAgagtcaggcaagtcctgaggagtcagctgaacggtaagaacaagatccgggccatcaacacctacgccctgcccgtgatcaggtaccctgctggggtaataggctggccaaaggaggagatagaagccactgacatcaagacaagaaagctccttaccatgcatggagggtttcaccccaagtccagcaccctgaggctgtacgctaagcggaaggaagggggccggggactggtgagtgtcagcaccacaatccaggatgagacaagaaacatccatgaatacatcacgaagatggccccaactgaccgagtgctcagtgaatacctcaggcagcagaaacccaagaaagaggaggaaggcgaggaaccatcatggaaggacaggcccctgcacggtatgtaccaccggcagatagaggaggtggctgatatccagaaatcctaccagtggctggacaaagctggactgaaagacagcacagaggcactaatcatggcagcacaagaacaagctctgagtacaagatccatagaggctggggtctatcacaccaggcaagaccccaggtgcaggctgtgtaaagatgccccagagacaatccagcacataacagcagggtgcaagatgctagcaggcaaggcatacatggaacgccataaccaagtggccggcatagtgtacaggaacatctgtgccaagtataacctggaagtcccaaggtcaaaatgggagatgcccccaagggtgatggagaatgaccgagctaagatcctgtgggacttccagatgcagatggacaaaatggtggtggctaaccaaccggacatagtggtggtagacaaacagaagaagacggctgtagtgatcgatgtagcggttccgaatgacagcaatatcaggaagaaggaacacgagaagctggagaaataccaagggctcagagaagagctcgagaggatgtggagggtgaaggtaacggtggtccccgtggtaatcggagcactaggtgcggtgactcccaagctaggcgagtggctccagcagatcccgggaacaacatcggagatctctgtccagaagagcgcagtcctgggaacagctaagatactgcgcaggaccctcaagctcccaggcctctggtagaggacccgagcttgaaggataaaccgcccgcaggggcgtgctgggtgtttttttttatatatatatacacatacatacatacatatatatatatatatatatatatatatatatatatatatatatatgtatatatagggCTGCatgattttgcataaaatgagaatcacgatttttttgcttagaattgagatcacgattctcttttccaatataaatatttattgcacttattaactgcacatcaacttcgtaacagttgagactgaacataaaaacaataaataaacataaaaacaataaatgcctcacattttgtggttgccgcaaaatgttatactgcttgaaattccgtctccaccgttgcttgacactgcgtgtatagagcaggtagtccaacaatagaaaaatagcaacaatagaaaaatagttgcgggacggcactgtatagcgtttgtctagggtgttgatcattttcctaaatccctcgttctgcacagtgttgatgggagccatatctttggtcaggtgataagtaatagcctccgtaattcCATTGTGCCTGCGGGCGTTCGACGGgtatagggaagcgctgtataaggttcccgttattgatgtttgggtggttgaccgggacggattttctcctgtcactttctcgtcatccctgacgtgttctccgttgttttttccctgccaatttgagcatcacacggcacagcttctgtatcacgtggtataaggctccgcccttgtcatttgttgagcaggaagagtgagcgcttgttttcatgcaggttacgtcccggatcaaaatgcggtacaatcgtcgtcatctttcttttttttcttttttttttcctttaatcgttgtcatttggaaatgagatcgcacataagtatgaattgagatcgcgattttctaacgattaatcgtgcagccctacacacatatatatgtattagggctgccacaaacgattattttgatagttgactagtcaccgattattttcgcgattagtcgactaatcagatcatgcatccattggacgtacaactacagcttattgcaccagcatgcatctgctgttatataactatcattagcttacagctttaagtgtttaaagtgtttaaactaaaaataaagacaagatgatagtttattaaattttaatgacatttgcagattgtttcggtgaagtttaataaacgcagccgtctgctccttgctatctaaaatataccgTATTTTCACGACCATAAGACGCACTGTACTAAAAGGCGCAGTCTCAGTTATGTGTGCCATTActgtatttaacacacacataaggcgcactggatTATAGGGCGCATACAAGTACCGTAtgcgtatttaaaaataaagcggGAGCAAACCTGAGTTCGGTACCTTACTCACATTTCTATTACCGGTAATCGTCATCATCAACAACACACAAGCATACAAGtgtgcatatttaaaaataaagcaggagcAAAACTGAGTTTGGTACTCACATTTTTATTACCAGTAATCGTCATCATCAACAACACACAAGCATACAAGTGtgcgtatttaaaaataaagcaggagcAAAACAAAGTTTGGTACTCACATTTTTATCATCAATCAAACCCATTGAAGTCCTCATCCTCTGTGTCTGAATTGAACAGCTGCGCTAAATCTCCATCAAACATGCTAGGTTCACTTTCTTCACTGTCAGAGTCACTTTCCGTGCCGTGCGGCTCCTCGGAAATGATGCCGGCTTTTGCGAACGCTCGAACAACAGTGCCAGCAGACATGTTAGCCCAAGCATCTACAATCCATTGGCAAATTGTGGCGTAACTCGCCCGGCGCTGCCTTCCACTCTTGGTGAAACTGTGGTCTCCATCCGTCATCCATCGCTCCCACGCCGCTCGCAGCCTTACTTTGAACGGGCGGTTCACACCGATGTCCAGCGGTTGGAGTTCCTTTGTCAGGCCTCCCGGAATGACAGCAAGCTCACAGTTCATTTGTTTCACTAGTTTTTTCACATCGGCTGTGAGATGGGCACGCATAGAGTCACAGATTAAGAGCGATGGTGATGCGTGGAAAAAAACACCTGGTCTCCTTACATACACCTCCCTCAGCCACTCTTTCATCATTTCCTCATCCATCCAGCCCTTTTCATTTGCCTTAATGATGATTCCTGCTGGAAACTTCTCTTTAGGCAAAGTCTTTCTCTTAAAAATCACCATAGGTGGCAGTTTCTGTCCATTAGCATGGCAGCCAAGcacaacagtaaaagaagacttTTCATACCCCGTTGTGCGTATCGCTACCGTGCTGGTCCCCTTCTTCTCCACAGTGTGACTCACCGGGATGTCAAAAGTGAGCGGGACCTCGTCCATGTTTGTGATGTGGCTGGGCTGGATGTTTTTGTCACCGATGTGTTTGCTGCAGTAGGAGCGGAAGATGACCAGCTTTTCCTTATAATCCGCTGGAAGTTGCTGCGCTACCGTAGTCCTGGTCCGGATGGAAAAATGGCATCGTTTCATAAAACGAAAGCACCAAGACGGGCCTCCCTGGAAATGTTCAATGTTCATCTCTTCAGCTAGTGAAACTGCTTTTAGCCGAATGGTGACCGTCGAAACGCTTCTCCCGCTCGTTCTTTGCTCGATGATCCACCGCTCGAGTCTTTCCTCCAACTCGGGCCACCCCGCCTTATGTCCGCGGAAACGCAGCTGCGTTTTCTTGACCTGCCGGAGCTTGTTTTCTAGCTTCCTCCATTTGCGAACCATCGATTCGTTAATCTTAAATTCTCTCGCCGCTGCTCGATTTCCATGTTCCTCCGCATAGCTGATGGCCTTCAGTTTAAACTGTGCTTCGTAAGCGTGTCTCTTTGCCATTTTCAGGGTTGTTAAAACAACGATGTCCTGCATAACGCACATACCTGTACTTTTATACAGGTATGTGCGATCGTATATACCGCTACAGTCAACGCCCACACTTCACCCTTTAGCGTTCTCATGGTGTTCTCTACTATGTCCTCATTACAACACACAGGGCGCACTCTACTATAGGGCGCGCCGTACTTTTTGAAGACAATCTAAGacttttaagtgcgccttatggtcgtGAAAATACGGTAACAGGACACCAGAGTATATTCTCgggcatctcacacttctgataatcaggtGTCAGCTTGATGTTTATTccgctgtgtaaaaactataactttaatctcagccaaaccgatttactcaggaacaaataaaatactaaaaaaagccaaacaataacacttttaagttatctaagtaacttatatatcatgtttaacctgagtagcgaaagacggcggtgggtttgaaaacgatttccCGGGTGTTCTCACCGACTCTAgtgagctggtgggtaacagacgtctccgaaaacgtcggagcgcttttgaaaatatgtgatgtcttgataaacggagcagatatttgaagtttacacagctacattcttgcctgaaaatatgttaaacatttattttgtgacccagaaggagtaataagagtaatattaaaacttaatagccgccgccattgttgacaattgcgctgggccgcgctatgaattatgggacacagcttcttcttcttcggggtttaatggcagctggcatctttgtacatgcagtgctgccatcttctgtttcagtccgttattacacttaaatactactacttattcctgcgtcttttgggatcttacaaagcttcaaatgaCGCGTCGACCATTAAATTAGTcatcgacgattttaatagtcgacgtaatcgtgactagtcgactaatcgtggcagccctaatatatatatatatatattaggggtgcaacgatacacaaaattcacggttcggttcaATACTTTAGTGTTAtggttcgatattttttcgatacaaaaaaatgttcatgcctttttaatttgtcatttattaaaattataaatatatattttaattcaaaagtacagtttttaaatttaatgttgctgaaacaaaataaaaaaaaaaaaatctatctgatcgagaaatcactcatctttggaaaagagcgtttattacagagaaatggctctttacaaaataaaagctatactataccctTCTTTGggggtatattctcagcagcatattaaacatatcaggcccccataaggagaatcatgtgcgaacagctgtctaaatgactcgggtaaagtttgtagcatgcgtgcttgttgtttttgtctgcttccacttgtctttgcactaggatgatgtcggcgcaaatgtgcagtcatattcgttctgttcccactagtgctgtcagagttaatctcgttaaaatgacattaacgccataacgcggcaaatctctgtTAACACCTTACCGCGGATCACCCTGTgcttggggctggacggcgtcaacacgttaacaagctaactgcgctaacacACTAGTTCCCAcaaattgagcattgcgtggcacatccgacatactgttttacttttgtccatgacgcgcttaccttcagggtcatgcttcacatgaaaacaaagatagttccaaacgccagatctgaatgagggtgggggaggttcagtttcgggtagcgttgaggcagttgccatgttgcaacgagtTTAGCTTCTGTTttgctagcttgcgctgcgctcagtggatctgcactcgacagtgcagcctaggcggagtagtcgaacgcagatccactgagcgctcaacacagatagcatcgtcagaagaaaagttgataaaataaataaaaaatgttgtattgttcgatacatatgcgtaccgaaccgaaagcactgtatcgaacggttcaatatcgatacgagtatcgttgcacccctaatatatatatgtatatatgtgtgtgtgtgtgtgtatatatgtatgtgtgtgtgtgtgtgtgtgtgtgtgtgtgtgtgtgcatatatataaatatacattttttttgctGAGTAACAGGAGCAGAAGAGTCTGTTGGAGCACCAGAGGAACAATTTCAGCCATTtagactcagctcagccactataGAGGAAACAATGtcttcaacacaaaaggtgagaaaaatgtcacagttacactgttattgaaactgtgtgttcagctggttggtttttaaaaacccgttaacagcagctttatctttTCCATCCTGAGCTCATCCATATATACAGACTCTACATTCAAAATGAGAAACCACAGAAGTcacaagaaaatacaaagattaTATTTTATGTACACACATTGAAACTTATATCATCAgttgaactcaaaatctttTTATGTAATAAAAGATTTTCTCCGCTGATCAATATTTcctaatgtcattttaattatACCTCTCATTGTGTCACATCATTGTAATGTGAAACTATCACCAGAAGGTGGTGGTAACACACCAACAAtgtgtttgttgacatgtttgatTCCACTGATGGAGGGAGTTTCACTTTGTTCCATGACTGCATtgcactcactgcctctgtttgtatctctgtcactgcaggaccaacatggagcgagaaatcagcgctctcaggaggccgacaaacctcacagaagaaagggagagaaaacatacagctgtgatgagtgtggaaagTGTTTTACCCGGGcagaaaacttaaaaacacaccaattcatccacagtggagttaaacatTACAGCTGTGATTTGTGTGGAAAGTCATTTACCCAGCCTggaggcttaaaaacacaccaactcatccacagtggagttaaagcatacagctgtgagttctgtgaaaagtcttttacccaggctggagacttaaaaagacaccaagtcatccacagtggagttaaagcgtacaactgtgagttgtgtggaaagtcttttgccCTTGCTCAAAGCTTAAAAAAGCACCAACTCATACACAGTGGAGTTAAatcttacagctgtgagttgtgtgaaAAGTCTTTTACCCTTGCTCAAAGCTTAAAAaagcaccaactcatccacagtggagttaaatcttacagctgtgagttgtgtggaaagtcttttgccCGGGCTGGAGGCTTAAAGAAACACCatctcatccacagtggagttaaactttacagctgtgacttgtgtggaaagtcttttgcccaggctggaaacttaaaaacacaccgactcatccacagtggatttaaaccttacagctgtgacttgtgtggaaagtgttttacccaggctggagacttaaaaaaCCACCatgtcatccacagtggagttaaatcctacagctgtgacttgtgtggaaagtcttttgccCGGGCTGaaggcttaaaaaaacaccaactcatccacagtgaagttaaaccttacaactgtgacttgtgtggaaagtgttttacccgggctggaagcttaaaaacacaccaactcatccacagtgaagttaaaccttacagctgtgacttgtgtggaaagtcttttgtCCGGGCTGaaggcttaaaaacacaccaactcatccacagtggagttaaaccttacagctgtgacttgtgtggaaagtcttttacccgggctggagacttaaaaaaacaccaactcattcacagtggatttaaaccttacagctgtgacttgtgtggaaagtcttttgccTGGGCTGGAGACTTTAAAaagcaccaactcatccacagtggagttaaaccttacagctgtgacttgtgtggaaagtcttttacccggactggacacttaaaaaaacaccaactcatccacagtggagttaaaccttacagctgtgacttgtgtggtaAAGCTTTTGCTCAAAGTCGAAACTTACAGaagcatctagttacccactctggaattaaggcgtacagctgcgacttttgtggaaaaactttcagtgaAAAAAGGTACCGAAATATTCACCTACGGATTCACACTGGAAATGATGTTTCCTattgtgatcagtgtggaaaacTGTTTACAACAGATGCACAATTACAACTCCActtgtttacccacactgaggagagaccttataaatgtgacctgtgtgagaagacttttaaagctCCACATTACctgaaaaaacaccaacagatccacaccagaaagtaaCTCTagaagtgcagttactgtgaggtatgtattgaTTTTTTATCTTGTAATTTTAACCTGGTTGTTTGGAACAAGTCTGATTAGTAAACTTATGAAGTTATACTGAATGAACAGTTTGGAAAATGAAAAGTCATTTTCGCTCGGTAAGCTGAGTGTTATAttgtaaacagtaaaatgtaattggacatTACAGAGATCACTTACGCTGTTATTGTTTAGAAGTGGAGCAAAGCACATGGATCCAGTTCTTAACCCTgtcgtcactgtggtggtgggaaaaatgtttctctgtgacctttgtggaaaaacctCCAATCATCAACGGGGCCTTAAACCATgtcaacgtagacacactggagacaaaatgaactactgcaaagaatgtgggagaggcttccacactccaagtacattaaaaatacatgaactCTCCAGCCCAGGTGaaaaagcacatctgtgaccagtgtgggtcatccttcaccactgcacGTGAGCTTAATGAACTAGAATTAGctaatccacacaggagagacaccatacaagtgcagacactgtgacaaaagcttctcacaatcaGGTCATCGTAACAaacatggtaaatggactgattcttatatagcgcttttctactctcacaGAGTGCTCAAAGCGCTCtacacaacatgcctcattcacccaatcacacaagcacttcaTCTACACTTAGTGCTTTCTAAcgacattcatactccgatggatgcatcggagagcaagttGGAGTTAGTATCTTGCCTAAGGATACttaacatgcagactggaggagccagggatcgaaccaccgaccttccgatcagtaggtgacctgctctacctcctgagctacagccacccaagTTCACACACCCCACACTCCCAGCCAAATTCATTCCTATCCAGTTTTATGTGTGAAGTTCACACATGGAAGTGAacttcagctgtgaccagtgtgacaagagcttcaggaatctcagttcatactccgaacacaaacgatcccacactgtaaat
It includes:
- the LOC109200614 gene encoding zinc finger protein 493, with translation MSSTQKDQHGARNQRSQEADKPHRRKGEKTYSCDECGKCFTRAENLKTHQFIHSGVKHYSCDLCGKSFTQPGGLKTHQLIHSGVKAYSCEFCEKSFTQAGDLKRHQVIHSGVKAYNCELCGKSFALAQSLKKHQLIHSGVKSYSCELCEKSFTLAQSLKKHQLIHSGVKSYSCELCGKSFARAGGLKKHHLIHSGVKLYSCDLCGKSFAQAGNLKTHRLIHSGFKPYSCDLCGKCFTQAGDLKNHHVIHSGVKSYSCDLCGKSFARAEGLKKHQLIHSEVKPYNCDLCGKCFTRAGSLKTHQLIHSEVKPYSCDLCGKSFVRAEGLKTHQLIHSGVKPYSCDLCGKSFTRAGDLKKHQLIHSGFKPYSCDLCGKSFAWAGDFKKHQLIHSGVKPYSCDLCGKSFTRTGHLKKHQLIHSGVKPYSCDLCGKAFAQSRNLQKHLVTHSGIKAYSCDFCGKTFSEKRYRNIHLRIHTGNDVSYCDQCGKLFTTDAQLQLHLFTHTEERPYKCDLCEKTFKAPHYLKKHQQIHTRK